CAAATCCGCGGAGCAATTTATCGCCACGATAACACAGCGTTGTTGCAACGCCCATACCGTGCATAATACCGGCAAATTCAACGGCAATATAACCGCCGCCGACAATCAAAATCCGCTTCGGAAGCGTTGATAATGCGAACATTTCATTGGAAGTTACTACCCATTCCTTGCCGGGAATATCCGGCACTGAAGGCCAGCCACCGGTAGCAATCAAGATGCGTTCGCAACTGATTTTCCGCTCACCGATACTTATGGTATGCGCATCAAGCAGATGGGCTTGACCTTCCATCAGGGTAACACCGGAATTATTGAGTAAACCTTCGTAAACACCTTGTAGCCGGGTAATCTCTTGATTTTTCTGGGCCAGCAAATGCGACCAATCAAATTCCGGCGTATTTAACGACCATCCAAAGCCTTTTGCGGCAATAAAGTCTTCACGAAAATGCGACGCGTAAACGAATAATTTCTTGGGGACGCAACCGACATTAACACAAGTTCCACCGAGGTAACGGTTTTCGGCAATAGCAACGCGAACACCCAATCCGGCAGCGGTTCGTGCAGCTCTAACACCTCCAGAACCGGCTCCAATAACAAACAGGTCAACATCATAATGGGTCATTTGAACTCTCTTGGATCAAAAATTAGCGAAAAAAAAACCGGGTGGATCAACTCACACCCGGTTGGCATTAGATAAAAATTATTGCTTTAAATAAGCAAGCATGGTGTCAGCATCACTGACAGTAAACGGGTCGTCAGGACAATTATCGGTTTGTCCGGGTTCACTAAACAGTTTGACGATAGTTTTATCGTCAACCAGCATGGAATAACGCCATGAACGATAACCAAAGCCTACGTTTTCTTTTTTAACCAGCATACCCATGGCCTGGGTAAAATCCCCATTACCATCAGGCAGCATTTTTACATGCTTAACACCTAAATGTTTACCCCATTGGAACATGGTAAATGCATCATTAACACTTAAACAATAAACTTCATCGATACCTTGATCGATAATTTCCTGATATTTTGCATCGTAACCCGGTACATGCGTGCTTGAACAAGTCGGTGTAAAGGCACCAGGCAGACAGAATATAACGATTTTTTTGCCTTTAAAAACATCATCGGTACTAACATCTTGCCAACGAAAAGGGTTATCGCCACCTAAACTTTCATCACGGACACGCGTTTTAAAAACAACATTGGGTACAGTTGAAGCCATTTTATTTCTCCGGTTTTCAATTAATGGGCGATAGGTTTATCGGTAAATAAATAATCATGTAACTCTTTATCCAGCTTGGTATCTTTTCTACGAATCCATTCCAGTATCATCGCCGCATGTTCTTTCTCTTCATCGCGATTATGTGCAAGGATAGCTTTTAATTCATTATCTTTACAAGCATCCACTCGTTGGTTGTACCAGTCGATTGCTTCAAGCTCTTCCATTAACGAAGTAATGGCACGATGCATATCCCGTGTTTCGTCAGATAATTCATTAATCGGTTCGTGATAACCTTCATTTGCCATAGTTATATTCTCTATTTTAAAGGTGAAAAATTGTTAGTCATGAGTTAAGTGCAAAATGCTGTTTCTGATCACTGGTTGTAGATTCTACACACGAAACCAAACTTGGTCTGTGCGTTAAAGAACATAGTGGAAATTAGTTCACGATTAAAAAAAATCACAACAATACTCTTTCTATACCGCCACTTCCTGCCTGCTTGATATAATTTTTCATCCAATTTTTACCCAACACATGTCGGGCAATTTCCACAACAATATAATCCACATCCAGTTGCTCCTCGCCATCCTCAAAGCGTTGTAAACCTTGTACGCAAGATGGACAGGACGTTAGCATCTTAATCGGTCCATCGAAGCCATCGGCGCGTACCTTGCCGGTATCGTTCTTTAACTCGACGGCTTTGCTGTAACGTACTTGCGTTGAAATGTCCGGGCGCGCAACCGCCAAAGTCCCGGATTCGCCGCAGCAACGTTCAGATTTAAGCACCTCGGCACCGATCAAGGCATTAACTGTCTTCATCGGATCTTGCTGCTTCATCGGACTGTGGCAAGGATCATGATACAAATAACGGGTGCCATTAACACCCTCCAGCTTGACGCCTTTTTCCAGTAAATATTCATGAATATCGAGCATACGGCAGCCAGGGAAAATTTTGTCAAATTCATAATCCAGTAACTGATCAAAACACGTTCCACAACTAACCACAACGGTTTTAATGTCCAGATAATTTAAGGTATTGGCAACCCGATGAAAGAGCACCCGATTATCAGTAGATATTTTCTCTGCCTTATCAAACTGGCCGGCGGCACGCTGAGGATAACCGCAACACAAATAACCTGGCGGCAATACTGTCTGTACGCCTATCTCGTATAGCATGGCTTGGGTAGCCAGACCTACCTGAGAAAATAAACGCTCAGAACCGCAACCCGGAAAATAAAACACTGCTTCGGAATCGGCACGGGTTTTATTTCTATCCCGGATGATAGGCACAATTTGATCGCTCTCAATACCCAACAGCGCCCTTGCCGTTTTGGACGGTACGTTATCAGGCATTTTCCGGTTGGTAAAATGGATAACAAATTCACGCATTGGCGGCTTGCCAGTTGATGACGGCGGCTGTGCAAGCTGCGCCTTACCCCAAGGCCTGAGCAAAAAATTACCTATCCGCTGGGCTTTATAAGACCATTCAATCAGCAACTTACGCATAAACTTAATGCTGTTGGGACGACCGGTTGATAAAAATGCAATCGCCGCCGTTTTAACCGGGTTAAAACTCTGTTTACCCATTTTGCGCAGCAGATTACGCATATTCATGGACACGTCGCCAAAATCGATATCAACCGGACACGGATTAAAACACTTGTGACACACGGTGCAATGATCCGCTACATCCTCAAATTCTTTCCAATGGGTAATGGAAATACCGCGCCGGGTTTGTTCTTCGTAAAGAAAGGCTTCTATCAATAGTGACGTGGCCAGGATTTTATTGCGCGGCGAATATAACAAGTTGGCGCGTGGCACATGCGTGGCACAAACGGGTTTGCACTTTCCGCAACGCAAGCAATCTTTGATGGAATCCGAAATTGCACCAATATCGCTTTGTTGCAGAATCAAGGATTCATAACCCATCAAACTAAACGAAGTTGTGTAAGCTGCCTCCATACCGGCACCGGGCATCAGTTTTCCGCGATTGAAGCGGCCTTCAGGATCGACACGCTGTTTGTAATCGTGAAAACTGGCCAACTCTTCAGTGCTTAGAAATTCATATTTGGTAATGCCGATACCATGCTCGCCTGAAATCACGCCACCCAGAGAACGCGCCAACTCCATGATCCGCGCCACAGCAATATTGGCTTCCTGAAGCATCTCGTAATGATCGGAGTTGACCGGTAAATTGGTATGGACGTTACCGTCCCCGGCATGCATGTGCAATGCCACAAACACGCGGCCACGCAAAACCTCTTTGTGTACGGCATCAATCCGCTCAATAACCGGTCGAAAATTATCACCCTCGAAAATATTTTTTAACAACGGCTGCAATTCCTGCTTCCAGGATACGCGTAACGAATGATCCTGCAAACGATGAAACAGGGTTGGCTGCGCAGCGCGATTGGTTAACTCGCCAACAGTAATACCATGTTCCTTGCAAGCCGCATCTGCCTGTTGCAAAGGCAAATCGAGATTGTCATACTGCCACTGCCAGCGTTCGCGCACTTGCTCAATAATCGTTAGCGCGTGCTCTCGGCGGTCACCGATCAGGTCAATTTTGTCAACGCCGTTTTCATAAGAACGTAACGGTAATTCACCTTCCAGAAAGTCGCTTAACGCATGACACAAGCGTAATTTATTACGCAGTGATAATTCGATATTGATACGTTCGATACCATCGCAGTAATCGCCCATGCGCGGCAAGGGAATCACGACATCTTCATTGATTTTAAAGGCGTTGGTATGTTTGGCGATAGCGGCAGTCCGCGCCCGATCCAGCCAGAAAGTTTGGCGGGTTTCAGGACTGACTGCAATAAACCCTTCGGCATCACGCGCATTACATAAACGCACCACTTCGGAAGCCGCCAAAGCCACTTGTTTGTCATTGTCGCCTACAATATCGCCAATCAGCACCATTTTTGGCCGACCATGATTCTTGGCTTTACTGGCATAACCGACTGCTTTTACATAGCGCTCATCCAGATGTTCAAGACCGGCCAACATCACCCGCAGCTCGCCATTTTTAGGCAAGGCTGCCAGATAATCCCGAATCTCGACGATGCTCGGCACTGCTTCACGAACCTGACCGTAAAATTCCAGACAAAAAGTGCGCGTAAAAGACGGCATTTTGTGCAAAATCCAGCACGCCGAGGTAATAATACCGTCGCAGCCTTCTTTTTGAATACCTGGCAAACCACCCAAAAACTTGTCGGTAACGTCCTTGCCCAGTTCACCCTTACGAAAATTTGCACCAGGAATGACTAATCGCTCTTCGGAGAGCAAATTTTTTCTTTTAGCGTCAAAACGTTTCAATAAAAAGGTAACTTGGTCCTGATCGTGGATCTTGCCCAAATTATGATTGAATCGCTCAACATCCAGCCAGTTACCATCCGGCGTCACCATCCGCCAGGACAGTAGATTATCCAATGCCGTTCCCCAAAGCACCGCCTTTTTGCCACCGGCGTTCATCGCCACATTACCGCCCACACAAGACGCATCTGCCGAAGTAGGGTCACAGGCAAAGACCAGACCTGCAATATCAGCCACATCCATAACACGCCGGGTCACTACACCGGCACCGGTATTAATCGTTGCATAAGTCTGCTCAACACCCGGCAAACTTGTCTCCTGCTCCACAAGACCTATATCAATCAGCTTTTCAGTATTAATCACGGCAGAATAAAGCGTCAGCGGTACTGCGCCACCGGTATAACCGGTACCGCCGCCACGCGGAATAATGGTGAGCCCCAATTTGATACAATCGCGCACCAAATGGCCAACTTCTTCTTCAGTACAAGGATATAAAACGACAAAGGGATATTCCACGCGCCAGTCAGTAGCATCGGTAACGTGAGAGACACGGGCAAAACCATCGAAACAGATATTGTCTTTACGGGTATGTTTGGCCAGTAAAGCCAAGGCTTTCTGGCGCATTTCTTGAGTGCGTTTAAAATCCGCTTCAAAGGCATTAACAGCCTGATGTGCAGCGTCAATCAACAAGTTAACCCGACGTGTCCGGTCAGGATGCTCGCTTTCATCTTCGGCATCGCGTTTTTGCATCTGTTTAAGACGATGACGTAATGCTGTTAGCAAGGCTTTCCGGCGTTTACGGTTATCCAGCAAATCGTCTTCAAGATAAGGATTACGCTGAACCGCCCAAATATCTCCCAGTACCTCAAAAAGCATTTTTGCAGAACGACCGGTTACCCGTTCGCCACGCAGCGATTCCAGAATGAGCCAGTTCTCTTCACCCAACAGGCGAATAACAATTTCGCGGTCTGAAAAAGAGGTGTAATTATAAGGAATTTCGCGTAGCCGCGCTGGCGACGCATCGGAAAACAAGGGGGGGAATGTTGAATTCACTGATATCCTGCGCTTTGACGTGATTGACAAAGCTCATTGTAACACTCACGGAAGTGAGCGAAAATACCAAAAATTGTGTGGACTTCATTATATTGAAATTACTAGCAAATAAAGACTATTGCTTACGTTCCCTGGCAAAAAATGAAGCCATTTAGCAGGAGAGATACCCAAAAAAATTTTTAAAGCTCAATCTGCAACTAGCTGTATAATTCACACGGTTGTAATATAACTGTAACATACATCAGCTTAATTCATGCCATAATTGAAGTAATCAACATTCGTTTTAATATTTTATACAAATGAAAAGAGTAAATAAGTCTGATTTGGAAGAAGCATTAGCTCTGTGTAAAGGAGCTTTTATATCAGCTGCCGGATTCAGCATGGTTATTAATTTGTTGCAGCTTGTTCCAACTATTTACATGCTGCAATTATATGATCGAGTAGTACCTACCGGAAATCGATCAACCCTGTTAATGTTAACCTTGATAGTAATCGTACTATTTTTGACGATGGGCGCCTTGGAATGGGTACGTTCACAGATACTGGTCAGGGTTAGCTCACGATTGGAAACACTACTTAATGAAAGATTGTTTCAGGTCGCTTATAAACAATCACTCTATACAGGTGGACAACGAGCAAGCTCGCAACCCCTCGATGACTTGACATCCTTAAGGCAATTTATGACTGGCAACGGCCTGTTTGCTTTTTTTGATGTGCCTTGGATGCCTGTCTACATTGCCGTTATGTTTATTTTTCATCCTTTATACGGGTGGGCAGCTATAGGCACTTCGATAATACTGGTTATCGTCGCCATCATTCAGGAAAAGTCTACCGGTAAATTATTGGGCGAAGCCAATAATTTGGCGATGACAGGCCGTGGTCTGGTCAATAAAAACCTCAGAAATGCTGAAGTTATTGAGTCCATGGGGATGTTGCGAAATATTCAACTGCGATGGCTTGAAGGTACAAAACAAGTTTTAGTATTACAGGCAACAGCAAGTTCTCGCGCCGGTTTAATTAGCGGCATATCAAAAGTTATTCGACTGTCATCACAATCCTTAATTTTAGGCCTGGGTGCCTATTTAGTGATAGAGAATGAAATAACACCCGGCTTAATGATCGGCGGTTCCATTCTGTTAGGCCGCGCGCTTGCACCTATCGATTTGTTGATTGGTACCTGGAAAGGTTTTATTACTGCGCGTGGGCAATACCATCGCCTTAATGAATTATTGCTTCAGATACCGGCCGAAACCGAGAAAATGACCTTACCAGCACCAGAAGGTACTTTCCAGATAGAAGCTGCCGTAGTCATTCCTCCTGGAGCAAAAACACCGGTTTTAAAAGGCATTACCTTAGGCATTGCAAAAGGTGATGTAATTGGCGTAATTGGTCCCAGCGGAGCGGGGAAATCTACTTTTGCCCGCGCCTTATTGGGTATCTGGCCGACCGCGAACGGGAAAATTCGTCTGGATGGCGCGGACGTTTTTGCCTGGAGTCGTGATGAATTAGGTCCTTATATTGGCTACTTGCCACAAGATATAGAGCTATTTGAAGGCACCATCAGTGAAAACATTGCGCGTTTTGGTGATATAGATTCGGAAAAAGTGATTACTGCCGCCAAAATGGCCGATGTGCATGACCTGATTTTACGTTTACCGGAAGGCTATGACACACTGATAGGCGCAAGCGGCGGTAACTTATCCGGTGGTCAACGCCAGCGTATCGGTTTGGCCAGAGCACTTTACGGTGATCCTGTCGTAGTGGTGCTGGACGAACCAAACTCAAATCTGGATGAGCAAGGCGAGTTTGCCTTGGGAAATGCGATCCAGCGTTTAAAGCATAAAAGAGCCACTGTTATTGTTATTACTCATCGAAATAATGTCCTGGCAAATGTAGACAAGCTGCTCATCTTAAATGACGGACTTGTTTCTATTTATGGGCCCAAGGACGAGGTCATGGCGCATTTTCAACAGCAACAAATGGCGACATCACCGACACAGGCTCCTCAGGCAGCCGGCACCCTAACTACTCGGGCATAATCAGACATGAAAGAACGGCTTGCACAAGTAACTACAGTTACAGGAATCCCGCTATTGACTGACGACCGGTCAATTCGTACTATTGGCGTTGTTATCCTCATTGCTACCTTCGGTATTTTGGGGACATGGGGTTATCTGGCTCCCATAGATAGCGCAGCCTTGGCACCTGGCTATGTCACCGTAAAATCTCATAGAAAAACCGTACAACATCTGGATGGTGGCATAGTCAGTCAATTAATGGCAAAAGATGGTGATGTCGTCAAGGCCGGCGATGTATTACTAATACTTGATGGTACCGAAGTTAAAGCACAACTGGAAATCATTCGCGGCCAACACATCACCTTGTCAGCGCAAATAGCCCGGCTTATGGCAGAAAGAGACCAACAGAATCAAATTAATTTCCCTGATGAGCTGCACGACCTGTCTGACCCCCATATTGCTCAGGCAACACATGGAGAAAGCCAACTATTTAGTGCCCGAAAAAGCGCGCTACAAGGTGAAATATCGGTTTTAAACCAAAGAATAAGCCAGTTGGGATCAAAAATAAAGGGTCTGCAAGGCCAACGTAGTAGTAAAGAAGCCTTAATGATCTCTTATGGTGATGAAGTTCATGATCTAAAAGAATTATTGGCCGAAGGATTTGCCGACAAACAAAGACTGCGGGATATTGAACGTAATCATGCACAAGTTACCGGAGAAGTTGCCGCCTTAAGCTCTGAAATTGCAGGCAATGAAATCCAGATTGGCGAAACAAAATTACAAATTTTACAGCTACAAAAAAAGTTCCAGGAAGAAGTTGCACTTAAACTCGGTGAAGTGCAAGCGGAGTTATATGACGTTGCCCAACGTCTGGTGGCAACCAGAGACAAAGTAGCCAGAACGGTTATCATTGCACCTGCCAATGGTCGTGTATTGGGCTTATCCGTCCATAACGTGGGCGGTGTCATTTCACCCGGTAAACCCATACTCGATATTGTCCCGCAGCAAGAAGAATTAATCATTGATGCTCAAGTATCACCGATGGATATAGACAGAGTCAGAGCAGGATTACTCGCAGAAGTCAGGTTTAGTGCCTTTAAACAGGCCTTAACACCAAAAATGCAAGGTAAAGTCATTAATTTATCAGCAGACCGGTTAACTGATGAAAAAACCGAACAACCTTATTATCTGGCGCAAATTGAATTAACCCCGGACAGCTTTCAAAAATTGGGAGATCTTGAATTACTACCAGGAATGCCCGCAGAAGTACTGATCAATACCGGTGAAAGAACGGTCTTTGAATACCTGATGCAGCCCATTACTAATGCTTTTGCCCGCGCATTTATAGAAGATTGAGGCCTCATGAAAAAACTACCACTACTCATCGCTTGTCTGACTATCCTGTACACAGGTGTTGGTAAAGCTGAAGACTTACTTACTATCTATCAACAAGCATTAGACGCTGATCCGCAGTTACAAACGGCGTCATTAAAAGTTGAAATAGGTGCTGCACAAAAAGGTCAAGCTCTGGGTCAAATGCTGCCACAAATAAGCGCCAATACAAATTGGTCGAAAAACAGTCAAGCTTCAGGCGTCTCTGGCGTGCCAAGTAGCGCTTGTTCAAACCCACCCTGCACATCTAATTATAACGGTACCCGTTATACGGTTTCATTGACACAAACGGTGCTTGATTTTGCCAAGTTTTGGGACTGGCGACGTGCGCAGGAAATTGAAAACCAATACGCTTCAGAAAATATTGAAGCACAGCACGCCCTGATGTTTAATGTAGTCGAAAAGTATTTTGATGTGCTTGAAGCTGAAGACCAGTTACATTATCTTCAGGCAGAAAGTGAAAGCACCTTAAAACAACTGGAACAGGTCCAAAAACAGTATGCCAAGCAACTTGTTTTAGTCACTGACTTATACGAAGTAGAAGCCCGAATAGATCAGATAAAAGCCACTGAAATTGAAGCGGAAACGCTATTGGCCACAGCTCGGGAAAGTTTAAAAGAATTAACCAATACCGAACCGGTAGCACTCTATCAATTGCGTGATGAAATAGACTACAAAAAACTGGATGGTGCACTTAAAGATTGGATTGAAGTCGCTAAAAGTGAGAACCCTACTCTGGCAGCCCAACTCAGTGCCATAGCAGCGGCAAGTGACAATGTAGCCGTACAAAAATCAAGATATTTACCTGTGGTTGACATGCAACTAAATTATAATGCTACCAACACCGGGTATCAAAGCATCAATTTGGGCAGTAACTATGAAACCCAAGTAGCCGCAATAAACGTTAACATTCCTTTATTTACCGGAGGGACAACGACCAACCGTATGTTTGAGGCTCAACATAAATTGTCTATCAGCAAATATGAAAATGAAGCCAAAATTCGTACCTTAATTAAAGAAACCAGCGATTCTTTTTTAAGTTCCAATGCCAGTGTCAGACGAATTAGTGCAACCCGTAAAGCGCTAGAATCCGCTATTAAATCCAGACAGGCAATGGAAAGTGGTTTTGGTTATGGTGTTCAAACCATCACTGATGTATTAAATGCCCAACAAGGTGAATTTAAATCCAAAAGAGATTTATCACAGGCAAAATACAGCTATATAAAAAACAGGATGCGTTTTATGACAGCTGTCGGCTTAATAAGCCAGGAAAATATGATCGAAGTTAATAATTGGTTGCAAGTCATGCCAAAACAATCAAAAATAAATTCAAATTAAAAGTACCTTTAATAGCATACAGATTCTATAGCTATATATATTCTATGATAAATGGCTACGCAAAAAATTGGTCAACTTTAACCATTCGTTCTGAGCAAATTTAACTTCTGCAAGACATTGGAGCTGGTTTTTTACTCAGGAAACATTTTTAAATCAAATTCTTTTTAGTCTTTGAAGTAACCCGCTAAAGCCTTCAGTACGTATAACCCTGTAAATTTTAAGATAGACAGCAGGGCTCAGCAATTGCCGAAAAATCCGGGAAACACTCGTTTTCACTTCCAAATGAATGCCATTAGCATCAATTGCTGTCTTAAGAATCCCAACTTGATAGGTTTCCGGCTTCAATAAGGCTACATCTTCTGCCCTTGAAATAGCCAGTTTATTAACAACAGATTGCCAGGCATCACCCGCCACATCCAATGAAAATGATTGGTTAACATATTCAATTGCCTTTTGAGCCAGCAGATTTCTTAACTCAAACGAGTCACCCAGCTTTAATATCGCCGTAACCCAACTGTCAGTATCATTGTTAACCAAAACGCCTGTTTCACCGTTAATAACATAGTCGGAATAAGGCGGGACATTGGAACATATTACGGGCATACCAGCCAAGGCATAATCAAAAAATTTAATAGGACTTTTGCAGGAACTAAATACAGAATTATCTAAAGGAATCAGTCCAACAGGATTGATTAAACCACTTAATAATTTTTTAAAATCAGTGTGGCTAACTAAATCAGATCTGGTGATTTTAATACCATAACTTTCCAGATAATCTCCTGGCGGTCCAATCACAAAAATCTCATAATTAGCGGAATAGTTTGCTTGTATTTTTAGCAATGCCGGTGCCAAAAAGTCAACTAATACTCGATCCGAAGAGGCGACTACCAAGGTTATCTTGTTAGTTAATTGGCTTGAGTGTTTTGCCAACGGCAAACCGAATGACTCCGTACAATTAGGTATGCAGCAAACCAGAGGGTTCATCTCCAAAAATTTATCGGCTAAGCGCTGGGTTGTGGTGGTGACTAAATCGGCTTTAGTAATAACCTCTAAATAAGTGTTCAACGTATCGGAACTCATTTTGTGATGCGCTAAAAAATCAGGAATTTCAGTTAGCAAATCATCCAGCTCAAAAACACATTTTTTGCCATGTTTCTGCAAAACAGACATCAGATTTAATATATATTCACCGCCTGAGCGTTGAAATACAAAGACATCCCCCCAATAAAGATCATCAAGCCTGATTTCGTTGTAATCTCTATATCTGATACCCCCATTGTATCGATTTTTCCAATTATCCAAAGGATTCTTAATGCGTATATCATACAAGGACAAATCTTTATTGGGGACATAAGCAACAATTCTTACTGCATTTTCGCGCCTTGGTTCTGCAAGAAATATATTCTGAAATACCATGGCGTCAGGTTCATCAGAAACCAGATTACTGACCAGATCAATATATTTTTGATTCAAATTTAAATTACATAATTGACCAACCAACTCAATCGGCAAATGAACCTGACCAATACGTTCAATGTCATAATGCGCTTGTTCAAATAATAGCCTGGCACTGTCTTTGGTAAAAAAACGCAGGTGCGTTCTATCCAATATTCCTAAATCCGAATATTCCCAACGCCCTTCCAGCAACAGTACTCTGATAGCGGCATGGGCAACATTGGGCAAAGAAGCAATAATGAAACCATTTTTATTTAAATGTTTATGGCAAATTTCAAGAACTTCATTTGGATCTGCAATATGCTCTAAAACATCACCAAAAAAAATGGCATCAAATTTTTCATCGTTATACTCGGTAAAATAATCTTTAATACTACCGTTATAAACAAAATCCAATACCTCACGCGCCTTTTTGGCGGCCTTTGGATTCATTTCAACACCGATAACCGTGTGACCTAAAGTTTTAAAATATCCCCCTAAATACCCTTCGGAACAACCCACATCAAGAATTGTTAAGCATTCACTATTATTGGATTTTTCCAGAAAGAAATCGATCGCAATGGTATGTGAATTATTTTTGTTAGTGGTATCAATAGTCGATATGTAAGTCATGATATTGGATTAAATTTGCACCAGTTATAACTAGGAGGCTGTCCGAGAATAGAGAATCTACTGCGGAAAAACCATTTCGGCCAGATCTTCCGCCCATTTTCGTTAAATAGAACAACTATTCGCCTCAAATGACCAAAAAATCTGACTCAAAATGGCTTTCCCTCGCTACGACTCCTATTCTCGGACAGCCTCCTAGAAGGATTTAAAAAGTCGTCAGAAAAAACTTATCTTGTAAGGAAATAACCATTATTAATAATCATCTGCCAGTTAAATCCTGTAATTTTCTTATACATCGGAAAATAATGCCCGCTTTATTAGCTTCAATGACCTGATTAAGGGATTGAACCACTTCGCCGCATTGATTTAACTGCGTAGTAATCTCATAAAGCTTTTTGTGTAAATCATAATTTTCATGGCGCAGGCTGGCTATATCTTGCTCCTTCTCTTGGATTATGACTTTGTTTGAAATTAATTTATCCCTTAGCATCGCCAGTTTTATGTCAAAATCAGTATTATTTTGATAAGCCGGCGTAGAAAAAATATTTTCATTTTGATTCTGTAACTTTATTGCCTGCTCCATAACCGGCTTTTCACCTTCAAGAACAATACTATCGTCAGAACCTCTTATCGTTAATTTCCCAATAATATTAGCCCAAACGGGCTTTTTTTTAATAATACACAGGGAATTAATTAATTCTATGGAATGGATTTGATTAAGGAAATCGACATTAATCACTAACGGATCCAATCCTGATTGGATTAGGAAATTTCCCATATACTGGTTAATTGACATACCGTTCTGCCAATGCTGGTGGTTAACAATATCAATTAATTTTTTTATAAAAGCAATTGAAGAATACGAATCAAAAAGACCGCCTTCATAATTTGCCCAATAACTACAATGCAAATCTTCGATGATATACACCCCATCGATAGTTAACTTGGGGAAATACGACAAAAACGCTTTAATAATATCAGCAGATTTATGAGAGCCATCATCAAAAACAAAATCAAAAGTAGCTGTTTGCCCAGTAATTTTCTCTAGCACATCTTGTTGACAACAATCACCAATAATCACTTTAACTCTATCATCAGAATAAATAAGACTTTGACATTTTTGGTCAATATCAACACCCACAATACGCTGGGCATTTCTAAAGTATTGACTCCAAACCTCTAAAGACCCACCGTTCTGAACACCTATCTCCAAAATATTAACAGGCCTGTCTTGATACTCGGCGAGGACACGGTCATATTCTTTTAAATACAACTCCCATTTGAGCGATACTTTGCCAGAACTCTCTTGATAAAGTTCGGTAAGGTTTTTTTTAATGGTCATTATTTATTATTAACTTGATGGATTTAAACTTTATACTAACCGATCCCTTTTCTTTCAGGAGCCATTTGTCGGACAACTTGCCAGTGTATTTTACGTATTAAAGTATTAGCTTATTCATTAATTACTGCCAGCTCCACTCGCTCAAACGAAAGTCCAATTATCCCGTAGCGAACTTTACTGGATAAAACCGT
Above is a window of Methylobacter sp. S3L5C DNA encoding:
- a CDS encoding methyltransferase domain-containing protein; the encoded protein is MTYISTIDTTNKNNSHTIAIDFFLEKSNNSECLTILDVGCSEGYLGGYFKTLGHTVIGVEMNPKAAKKAREVLDFVYNGSIKDYFTEYNDEKFDAIFFGDVLEHIADPNEVLEICHKHLNKNGFIIASLPNVAHAAIRVLLLEGRWEYSDLGILDRTHLRFFTKDSARLLFEQAHYDIERIGQVHLPIELVGQLCNLNLNQKYIDLVSNLVSDEPDAMVFQNIFLAEPRRENAVRIVAYVPNKDLSLYDIRIKNPLDNWKNRYNGGIRYRDYNEIRLDDLYWGDVFVFQRSGGEYILNLMSVLQKHGKKCVFELDDLLTEIPDFLAHHKMSSDTLNTYLEVITKADLVTTTTQRLADKFLEMNPLVCCIPNCTESFGLPLAKHSSQLTNKITLVVASSDRVLVDFLAPALLKIQANYSANYEIFVIGPPGDYLESYGIKITRSDLVSHTDFKKLLSGLINPVGLIPLDNSVFSSCKSPIKFFDYALAGMPVICSNVPPYSDYVINGETGVLVNNDTDSWVTAILKLGDSFELRNLLAQKAIEYVNQSFSLDVAGDAWQSVVNKLAISRAEDVALLKPETYQVGILKTAIDANGIHLEVKTSVSRIFRQLLSPAVYLKIYRVIRTEGFSGLLQRLKRI
- a CDS encoding class I SAM-dependent methyltransferase, which translates into the protein MTIKKNLTELYQESSGKVSLKWELYLKEYDRVLAEYQDRPVNILEIGVQNGGSLEVWSQYFRNAQRIVGVDIDQKCQSLIYSDDRVKVIIGDCCQQDVLEKITGQTATFDFVFDDGSHKSADIIKAFLSYFPKLTIDGVYIIEDLHCSYWANYEGGLFDSYSSIAFIKKLIDIVNHQHWQNGMSINQYMGNFLIQSGLDPLVINVDFLNQIHSIELINSLCIIKKKPVWANIIGKLTIRGSDDSIVLEGEKPVMEQAIKLQNQNENIFSTPAYQNNTDFDIKLAMLRDKLISNKVIIQEKEQDIASLRHENYDLHKKLYEITTQLNQCGEVVQSLNQVIEANKAGIIFRCIRKLQDLTGR